A stretch of the uncultured Trichococcus sp. genome encodes the following:
- a CDS encoding Cof-type HAD-IIB family hydrolase: protein MIKLIALDLDGTLLNSDHGISEANKEMIQVHKELGCRFVLCTGRPFIGITAIIETLGLEGQGYAVSFNGSVIHDLASNEIVHNRPLPFQDLLEIDRLSQKIGVDYHIQSTAGIFTTKHDINVHTAFDSWLNKSRINVRKLEDLHSTAINKVLFVSEPARLDQKIAAVPDYFRRKYNLMKSLDCFFEFLDKRANKGSALNVVADRLGILPEEVMAIGDNDNDVSMLAYAGISVAMGNGSEKAKAAADFVTKSNDEDGVAYALEKWA from the coding sequence AATTGATCGCATTGGACCTGGATGGCACGCTTCTGAATTCGGACCATGGGATATCGGAAGCGAACAAAGAAATGATACAAGTACACAAGGAGCTCGGCTGCAGATTCGTGCTTTGCACCGGCAGACCGTTTATCGGCATCACAGCCATCATCGAAACGTTGGGGTTGGAAGGACAGGGCTATGCCGTCAGTTTCAACGGTTCGGTGATCCATGATTTGGCCAGCAACGAAATCGTCCACAACCGGCCACTGCCTTTTCAGGATTTGTTGGAAATAGACCGGCTTAGCCAGAAGATTGGCGTGGATTACCACATCCAGAGCACCGCAGGCATCTTCACCACAAAACACGACATCAATGTGCATACCGCCTTCGACAGCTGGCTGAACAAATCGCGCATAAATGTGAGGAAACTTGAGGATCTGCACAGCACTGCCATCAACAAAGTGCTGTTTGTCTCAGAACCAGCCCGGTTGGACCAAAAAATCGCTGCGGTGCCCGATTACTTCCGCAGGAAATATAATCTGATGAAAAGTCTGGATTGCTTTTTTGAATTCTTGGACAAGCGGGCGAATAAAGGGAGCGCATTGAATGTGGTCGCGGATAGACTCGGGATCCTTCCGGAAGAGGTCATGGCGATCGGCGACAACGACAATGACGTGTCCATGCTTGCTTATGCAGGCATCAGCGTCGCGATGGGGAATGGTTCCGAAAAAGCGAAAGCGGCCGCTGATTTCGTCACAAAATCCAACGACGAGGACGGGGTTGCTTATGCTTTGGAGAAGTGGGCGTGA